GGTGATCCGGCGCGACCAGTACCCGGCGAGCGCATGCTTCAGAGGCTCGGGCTTTCCGTTCCCGGCGAAAGGCTCGCGCTGCGTCTCCCGGATCAGCTTGTTGATTCGCTCCACCATCCGCTTGTCCTGCTTCTGCCAGTAGAGGTAGTCCTCCCAAGCGGCGTCGGCGAAGATCAGTTTCAA
The DNA window shown above is from Thermoanaerobaculia bacterium and carries:
- a CDS encoding Txe/YoeB family addiction module toxin gives rise to the protein MKLIFADAAWEDYLYWQKQDKRMVERINKLIRETQREPFAGNGKPEPLKHALAGYWSRRITEEHRMVYRVEGDALLLAQLRFHY